The nucleotide sequence TTTAATACCAGATTATTAAACAAATCTCATTTAATTATCATATTTTAATTAACCGTGACCTGTAAGTATGTAACTCATCATATTCATATACCCACTGATACGTACggaaagattcaaatctcaagctcaaAACAAATGCCAAATAATGATAGATTACAaactaaataaacaaagaaacagcTACATAAGAAANNNNNNNNNNNNNNNNNNNNNNNNNNNNNNNNNNNNNNNNNNNNNNNNNNNNNNNNNNNNAAactcaaaataaaattatattaaaaaaaacagACAAAACTAACATGGAAGTTAGTTAAGCATGCACATCACTAACTAAAATCAAGCCCAATCACCTCCCaaattaaaaaaggaaaaaaaaatatacatcaGATGATTAATTATACGAACCCCTTCCATCTTCTTTcattcttttcaatttcttctaACTTTAGTTTTGATTCCAAATTTACTTTGCACGTTATAAAAATAAGagttatatttaaaaataaaattaaaaaaaaaagaggtgagaTTTTGAGaggatatttaatttgtttagGCATTCTCAGGGGAGATGAAAGAGATTAGAATTATCGTGATCAGGCCATTGAGTTTGACTCCAGTAAGCATGATCAACGGAGTTGGGGAGATCAAACAAACCTTGATCCACACCAGCTTGCCAATCCAACGGTCCAAATCCACCGTTTCCCGTCTTGCTCGGAAGTGCCGACAAATCAACGGTTACAGTACTACCGTGTCCATGATGATCCAGCAAGCTCCCACCACTACCGTTCAGATTCTCCGGCAACTTCTGCTGCTGATGCCACTGAAACGACGTCGCATCAGGAACAACACCACCACCTCCAAATCCAAACGCCAATGCATCGTTGTTCGAAGAGGAAGAAACCATCAAGCTCGTCAGCGTCCCTATCTCAGAGAAAATACCGCTCTCCAAATTAGGGTTCGAGGAAgcgttgttgttgttattctcgTGGATCAACAACTTGGAAGAATCAGAGTTAAGCTCCGTCGTGCCGATGgtcgccgccgccgccgccgcggTGAGGTTAGAGCTCTCACTGCTGGAGTGAGAATTGGAGTTCTGGTCCGTCGGTGGAGCCTGAGACGACGTCGTTTGCGGCGGCGTTTCCGCGGAGGAAGTTGCGGTGGcgctattattattactattattatttttgCTGGTTTTGGCGGTCTTGTTGTCGTTGGAACGCTTGGACTTGCGGCAACCGCCACCGACAGGGACGTTGCGGAGGACGCCGCCTTTGGTCCAGTAGCGGCGGCAGTTCTTGCAGAAGTGGCGTGGCTGGGAGAGGTTGTAGTTGTTGTAGTAACAGAACTTGGTGTTGAGTGAATCACAACGGGGACATTTAAGTGCTTGCTGCTGGTGGCAGTTGGTGGCGGTGTTCTGGtgagggtggtggtggtgtgGCCTGAGCCTCCTGTCAGCAGCGGCGCCGAAGAACCTGGTGCCTCCCATTGAATGTATCTCCTGCATTTGGGCgttggaaaaagaagaagaagaaagtaataaATATAATAAGGGAATTGAAGAAGGAAGTGAGGTTTTGTTTGGGAGAAGAATTTGGAGTGTGTCAGTGGGTTAACTTGTGCATGTGGAACAGTGAGTGGAGAttggagaagaaaataaaagaaaaggaaggaGTGGTTTGTGTTGTGATTTTGATTATGAGTCTGGTGACTGACAAATATCCATGTAAtgctctttcatctctttggatttttatttttatttttttttaatttgaagagGGGAATTGACCAACAAACCCTTTAATGTTGGCTGAACTACCATTTCAGCCACTGGGACTGGGGACTAGTTTCTTAAATGCCGAAAATATCCTCCACTGTCGCAGGTGCCCGTAATGGACTGGCTGCCTTCTTGGAATTCGAGCTGCCAGCGTGGAACAGTTGCTGTAACAGATTTTACATGCAGCTCATGCACCTTCCGTACAGATAAATTTAATAAAGTAAATGATCGATATTTCAGTGATGGAtttatttaggattttttttaaataaataatttaattattttatttatcaaaatatgTAATTTATAACATATTTATCAATTTACATAATTTAGCTTACTTTGTTTGTAAATGAGATATTTGGAGTTTGAAATAAAAAACACATATCTCTTACTATATAAATGAGATACATTCATAATTATTTCGTTtgtagtgtaaacgagatatgtgtattattataaaaaatacaattaaaataatatcaataatctaaatttttagtatataattagtACTTAAAGGTAGAAGCATAGTCGTAAGAATCGAACCGGTGATCAAACTAGTCAGGTTACTAGTTTACTAGTTCAATCGATAAATCACTGGTTGAATCGATAAAACCGGTTCcacgtaaataaaaaatagtaaaaaattttaaaaagttcaaATCCATATCTTCACCATTTTAAGAACAACCAAGTCTCAAATTCTAAAGATAACTAATACAAAGATAAACATGAAATTAGTTAGTActactacaatagtatcttaattAGACACAATAAGAATAACAATCTATGAACTATATCCAAGGAGTAATTTCAAAGTCGGGGTATTGTTATTCGTTTGACAAATGTGGAGCTACATCCTGATTGGTTTTATTTTGATTTGCATTTTTCATAGAATTATTAGCCCTATCATCATTCCGATCATTTTCTAAATCCAATTGATCTAGCATTATAGATAACGTTTCACAAATCAAGATCAaaagtaatataaaatatattataaagCATACCAAAATCATAGTTGATCataattcataaataaataaaaaaatacctaaATCATCTAAAGGTAATTGAAGAGACATATTTGCAAGATCATTTTGTAAAGCATCAACTTCTT is from Arachis ipaensis cultivar K30076 chromosome B01, Araip1.1, whole genome shotgun sequence and encodes:
- the LOC107634817 gene encoding dof zinc finger protein DOF5.4, coding for MQEIHSMGGTRFFGAAADRRLRPHHHHPHQNTATNCHQQQALKCPRCDSLNTKFCYYNNYNLSQPRHFCKNCRRYWTKGGVLRNVPVGGGCRKSKRSNDNKTAKTSKNNNSNNNSATATSSAETPPQTTSSQAPPTDQNSNSHSSSESSNLTAAAAAATIGTTELNSDSSKLLIHENNNNNASSNPNLESGIFSEIGTLTSLMVSSSSNNDALAFGFGGGGVVPDATSFQWHQQQKLPENLNGSGGSLLDHHGHGSTVTVDLSALPSKTGNGGFGPLDWQAGVDQGLFDLPNSVDHAYWSQTQWPDHDNSNLFHLP